In one window of Chryseobacterium viscerum DNA:
- a CDS encoding ABC transporter ATP-binding protein produces the protein MPLQIINLTKKFGEQTALDNINISIDKNEIIGLLGPNGAGKSTLMKSIVGALKIDQGEIIFNGMNISNHEIESKKKIGFLPENNPLYLEMYVKEYLQFVANIHKISESRVDEVIELVGITPEKSKKIGQLSKGYKQRVGLAQAIIHQPDLLILDEPTNGLDPNQIIEIRNVVKQIGQQKTVLLSTHIMQEVEALCSRVILIHKGNILQDCPINEFKGKFESLEEAFASYTV, from the coding sequence ATGCCGCTTCAGATAATCAATTTAACCAAAAAATTTGGTGAGCAGACTGCCCTTGACAATATCAACATTTCTATTGATAAAAATGAAATCATCGGTCTTCTTGGCCCGAACGGTGCCGGAAAATCTACCCTGATGAAATCTATTGTCGGAGCACTGAAAATTGACCAGGGTGAAATTATTTTCAATGGTATGAATATCTCAAACCATGAGATTGAAAGCAAAAAGAAAATAGGATTTCTTCCTGAAAATAATCCGCTTTATCTGGAGATGTACGTAAAAGAATACCTTCAGTTTGTAGCCAATATCCATAAAATCTCTGAATCCAGAGTAGATGAGGTAATAGAACTGGTAGGAATTACCCCTGAAAAATCTAAAAAAATAGGACAGCTCTCTAAAGGATACAAACAGCGTGTAGGATTGGCACAGGCTATTATTCATCAGCCGGATTTACTGATTCTGGATGAACCTACCAATGGTCTTGATCCCAATCAAATTATTGAAATCCGTAATGTGGTAAAACAAATCGGCCAGCAGAAAACCGTCTTACTTTCCACTCACATCATGCAGGAAGTGGAAGCGCTTTGTTCAAGAGTGATTCTTATTCATAAAGGGAATATACTTCAGGACTGCCCTATTAATGAGTTTAAAGGTAAATTTGAAAGCCTGGAAGAGGCGTTTGCAAGTTATACTGTATAA
- a CDS encoding nuclear transport factor 2 family protein — MKNKFFIPLFSILLCCLIWTTTFSQSKSYTPVSQELYNTIMKKDSILFSAANSGNIEKLKTFFTENLEFFHDMGGLANYKETIDNFTRVAKNYAYTRRVLVPESVEVYPIKDYGAIQTGIHQFCRLENGSLINCGTFKFVHIWKQTPQGWKISRVISYGH; from the coding sequence ATGAAAAACAAATTCTTTATTCCATTATTTTCAATCCTATTATGTTGTTTAATATGGACTACCACTTTCTCACAATCAAAATCTTATACACCAGTCTCTCAAGAGCTTTACAATACCATAATGAAAAAGGACAGCATTCTTTTCAGTGCTGCCAACTCAGGAAATATTGAAAAACTTAAAACATTTTTTACTGAAAATCTTGAGTTCTTTCATGATATGGGCGGCCTGGCAAACTATAAAGAAACTATTGATAATTTCACTAGAGTAGCTAAAAACTATGCATACACCCGAAGAGTTTTAGTTCCTGAATCTGTGGAAGTATATCCTATTAAAGATTATGGAGCAATACAGACCGGAATCCACCAATTTTGCCGTTTGGAAAATGGTTCTCTGATCAATTGTGGAACGTTCAAATTTGTTCATATCTGGAAGCAAACCCCTCAGGGATGGAAAATATCAAGAGTTATCAGTTATGGACATTAA
- a CDS encoding LytR/AlgR family response regulator transcription factor, with protein MINCIIVDDEPLAMSLLENHISKIDDLKLVGKAQNAMQAYKILQNQTVDLMFLDIQMPHLNGIDFLKSLPQKPQTIFTTAYRDFAIEGFELEAVDYLLKPITFERFFKSVERILRTATDHKEDFILIRTEGMHRKLMLSEIVYFESQGNDIKVVLVTNESFISKSKITDLEQTLSSKDFVRIHRSFIINSVFVTAFSNNEIVVNNHKIPVGRSYKHEFDTFISIFSKRSINN; from the coding sequence ATGATTAATTGTATTATTGTAGATGACGAACCTCTGGCCATGTCATTACTGGAAAACCATATTTCTAAAATCGACGATTTAAAGCTGGTGGGGAAAGCTCAAAATGCAATGCAGGCTTATAAAATACTGCAAAACCAGACTGTAGATCTTATGTTTCTGGATATTCAGATGCCTCACCTCAATGGAATTGATTTTCTGAAGTCACTGCCTCAGAAACCCCAGACTATTTTCACTACCGCTTACCGGGATTTTGCTATTGAAGGTTTTGAACTGGAAGCAGTAGATTATCTCCTGAAACCTATTACTTTTGAGCGTTTTTTTAAATCTGTAGAACGCATTCTCAGAACTGCGACTGACCATAAAGAAGATTTCATCCTCATTAGAACTGAAGGAATGCACCGGAAACTTATGCTTTCAGAGATCGTCTATTTTGAAAGCCAGGGAAATGACATTAAAGTGGTTCTCGTAACCAATGAAAGTTTTATTTCGAAAAGTAAAATTACAGATCTGGAGCAAACGTTGTCGAGTAAGGATTTTGTAAGAATTCACAGGTCTTTTATCATTAATTCTGTTTTTGTGACGGCATTCAGCAATAATGAAATTGTTGTCAACAATCATAAAATTCCTGTGGGAAGAAGTTATAAACATGAGTTTGATACTTTTATATCTATTTTTTCAAAACGTTCTATTAATAACTAA
- a CDS encoding sensor histidine kinase, producing MMKTPSGTQIRPMLYFQLFFWSALFLFGTARMYGEYESGNFKELMIYNFCHWIFQIAGANFIYFVLIRHFFDRKKYIAFSLYLIISLYLISIINRVFLVYIAEPLFTQEVKDSIFSIFTDIPYLLLHYTFPVISGAFVFVSIMFIIRYKDEKEHTIKLQKEKTELELQSLKSQLNPHFLFNTLNNIYSLSVSRSDKTSQSISQLSDILDYILYKGQKKWVLVSDELAVIENYISLESLRYHDERLKIRKHIRLNSQNTIPPLLYLTLVENTFKHGVGKSSETTEIKIDMETNSQHSVFTIENTFSDHQTANEKGIGL from the coding sequence ATGATGAAAACGCCATCAGGAACTCAGATCAGACCAATGCTATACTTCCAGCTGTTCTTCTGGAGTGCTTTATTTTTATTCGGAACAGCAAGAATGTACGGAGAATATGAAAGTGGGAATTTTAAAGAACTGATGATCTATAACTTCTGCCACTGGATTTTCCAGATTGCAGGGGCCAATTTTATTTATTTTGTGCTGATCCGTCATTTTTTTGACAGGAAAAAGTATATTGCATTTTCGCTGTATCTCATTATCAGCCTTTATCTTATTTCAATCATCAACAGGGTTTTTCTGGTTTATATCGCTGAACCTCTTTTCACCCAGGAAGTGAAAGACAGTATTTTCAGCATTTTTACAGATATTCCTTATCTTTTGCTTCATTATACATTTCCTGTTATCAGTGGGGCATTTGTTTTTGTTTCCATCATGTTTATCATTCGTTACAAGGATGAAAAAGAGCATACAATCAAACTGCAGAAGGAAAAGACCGAGCTTGAACTGCAATCTCTCAAATCCCAGCTCAATCCTCATTTTCTTTTTAATACCCTGAATAACATTTATTCTCTGTCGGTCAGCCGTTCTGATAAAACCTCCCAATCTATCAGTCAGCTATCGGATATTCTGGATTATATTTTATACAAAGGGCAGAAAAAATGGGTGTTGGTTTCTGATGAACTGGCTGTTATAGAAAATTATATTTCGCTGGAAAGCCTACGGTACCATGATGAAAGATTAAAAATCAGGAAACACATCAGGTTAAACTCCCAGAATACTATTCCACCCCTGCTGTATCTTACATTGGTAGAAAATACCTTTAAACATGGAGTGGGAAAAAGTTCAGAAACCACAGAAATAAAGATTGATATGGAAACGAATAGCCAGCATTCTGTTTTTACAATTGAAAATACATTCTCAGACCACCAGACAGCTAATGAAAAAGGAATCGGACTGTAG
- a CDS encoding acyltransferase family protein — translation MKEHSERLYGLDHLRTAAILLVLLYHYRAFKHPGWVDSIGRFGWTGVDLFFVLSGFLISGQLFKEIENNGSISLKTFYLKRFFRIIPAYCFTLFLYFTFPFFREREALSPLWKFVTFTQNYGLNVISRGTFSHAWSLCIEEQFYLILPLFLLIVMPTKLFKYIAVLMIAVIGFSIVARLMAWNECIAVPETFSTDFWKLWYMKIYYPTHTRLDGLGMGVLIGYLMQYSSIFKRIVAGNGNKLFFLGILLLGISFWICNEQASKAASVFGFTLVAVSYGMILMAAISQSSFLYRLKSYITAQLAAMSYAVYLSHKGIIHMVQELLDYFKLETSDNITILICLFACVLGGLFYRFVIEKPFSVIKSRVLKKSA, via the coding sequence ATGAAGGAACATTCTGAAAGACTTTACGGATTGGATCATCTGAGAACTGCTGCTATTTTACTCGTATTACTGTATCACTACCGGGCCTTTAAACATCCCGGCTGGGTAGACAGTATCGGGAGATTTGGGTGGACAGGAGTAGATCTTTTCTTTGTACTAAGCGGTTTTCTAATTTCAGGACAGCTGTTTAAAGAAATAGAAAACAATGGAAGTATCAGTCTGAAAACATTTTATTTAAAACGGTTTTTCAGGATTATTCCGGCTTACTGTTTTACCCTTTTTCTCTATTTTACATTTCCTTTTTTCAGGGAGAGGGAAGCTTTATCCCCTTTATGGAAGTTTGTGACTTTCACTCAAAACTATGGACTGAACGTTATCAGTCGGGGAACATTTTCCCATGCATGGTCATTGTGTATTGAAGAACAATTTTATCTCATTCTTCCTTTGTTCCTTTTGATCGTCATGCCAACAAAACTGTTCAAATATATCGCGGTTCTGATGATTGCTGTCATTGGATTTTCTATTGTAGCAAGGCTGATGGCATGGAATGAATGTATTGCAGTGCCAGAGACTTTTTCCACAGATTTCTGGAAATTATGGTATATGAAAATATATTATCCTACCCATACAAGATTAGATGGCCTGGGAATGGGTGTCTTGATCGGGTATCTTATGCAGTATTCTTCAATATTTAAAAGAATAGTTGCCGGCAACGGAAATAAGCTTTTTTTTCTTGGAATACTACTGTTGGGAATTTCATTTTGGATATGCAATGAGCAGGCTTCCAAAGCTGCTTCTGTATTTGGTTTTACACTGGTGGCGGTAAGCTACGGAATGATCCTGATGGCCGCTATCTCCCAATCATCTTTCCTGTATCGTTTGAAGTCATATATTACCGCTCAGCTGGCTGCTATGTCATATGCTGTTTACCTTTCCCATAAAGGAATTATCCATATGGTACAGGAGCTGCTTGATTATTTTAAACTTGAAACCTCAGATAATATCACTATTCTTATTTGTCTGTTTGCTTGTGTTTTAGGTGGTTTGTTCTATAGGTTTGTTATTGAAAAACCTTTCTCAGTAATTAAATCCAGGGTGTTGAAAAAATCAGCGTAA
- a CDS encoding serine hydrolase domain-containing protein, whose product MITKKLFFTGAFAALLSISLAAQKKETYSYKIDSIITAASPIAFNGVVLVAQKGKIQYLKSNGYKDFEKKVPLKTDDQFEIMSNSKQVTAVLILQAAEQGKLSLHTPIKKYLPALTQTWADTVTIHHLLNHTHGITDINKPAAFKAGSQFKYGNLSYKLLGEILKNTTGKSFTELATSLFKKLKMDRTLVYNTRSNQALVPGYMNKDNQFEKVKQSFLNDDIAPAAGIISTVKDLAKWDEALFKGKLLSPAFQKQILTPSTSSQHNVFGKENMGFGYNVRFIKEAGLDYFAVTGLGDGFTCLNVYFPSTDTTLVILENQMSEKSEYWSFKEASIKNVVLKAIISQ is encoded by the coding sequence ATGATCACAAAAAAACTGTTCTTCACCGGCGCATTTGCAGCCCTTCTATCTATTTCCTTAGCTGCCCAGAAAAAAGAGACTTATAGCTATAAAATTGACAGTATTATAACCGCTGCCAGCCCTATCGCATTTAACGGCGTTGTTTTGGTTGCTCAGAAAGGTAAAATCCAATATCTGAAATCCAATGGTTACAAAGATTTCGAAAAGAAAGTCCCTTTGAAAACAGATGACCAGTTTGAAATCATGTCCAATTCAAAGCAGGTTACCGCTGTTTTGATTTTACAGGCTGCTGAACAAGGAAAGCTGAGTCTTCATACTCCCATCAAAAAATATCTTCCTGCTCTTACCCAAACCTGGGCAGATACGGTTACTATCCATCATCTTCTGAATCATACTCATGGTATTACAGATATTAATAAGCCAGCAGCTTTCAAAGCCGGTTCCCAGTTCAAATATGGTAATCTTTCTTATAAACTGTTAGGGGAAATCCTTAAAAATACAACCGGAAAAAGCTTTACAGAACTTGCCACTTCTCTTTTCAAAAAACTGAAAATGGATAGAACTTTGGTATACAATACTAGGAGCAATCAGGCTCTTGTTCCCGGCTATATGAATAAGGACAATCAGTTTGAAAAGGTAAAACAATCATTCCTGAATGATGATATTGCTCCGGCAGCCGGTATCATTTCTACTGTAAAGGATCTTGCAAAATGGGACGAGGCATTATTTAAAGGAAAGCTTCTCTCACCAGCGTTTCAAAAGCAGATCCTGACCCCTTCCACAAGCTCCCAGCACAATGTTTTTGGAAAAGAAAATATGGGATTTGGGTACAATGTAAGGTTTATCAAAGAAGCGGGCCTGGATTATTTTGCCGTGACAGGTCTTGGTGATGGATTCACATGTCTTAATGTATACTTCCCTTCTACGGATACTACTTTGGTCATTTTAGAAAATCAGATGTCTGAAAAAAGTGAATACTGGAGTTTTAAAGAGGCTTCAATAAAGAATGTAGTACTGAAGGCAATAATCTCTCAATAA
- the bla gene encoding class A beta-lactamase — protein sequence MKKGIIFALFALVVSLPLFSQHTKLSDLKKTIESIISHKKADVGVSIMGPYQKETIQINGNKLYPMLSTVKFPIALTVLKKVEKGELSLQQKLFIKREELLEDTWSPFKKEHPDGNIEISLEEALKWIVLYSDNNICDILMRLVGGPEPVQQLVNSKDCIIQNNEEDMHKDWESQFVNKITPNEAIRLLETFNNGKILNKKHHLWLYNAMLNNTAGPKRLKGNLPEYVKVAHRTGTSFTNKEGMTGAINDFGIIELSGSQKIYIAVFVHDTYEKFENAEAIIADIAKVTYEFYQKK from the coding sequence ATGAAGAAAGGAATTATTTTCGCGTTATTCGCACTCGTGGTCAGTCTACCTCTTTTTTCGCAGCACACAAAACTTTCGGATCTTAAGAAAACCATTGAATCCATTATCTCCCATAAGAAGGCAGATGTGGGGGTTTCAATCATGGGACCTTATCAGAAAGAAACAATACAAATTAATGGCAATAAGCTGTATCCCATGCTCAGTACTGTAAAGTTTCCTATTGCTTTAACAGTATTGAAAAAAGTAGAAAAGGGTGAGCTTTCTTTACAGCAGAAACTATTCATTAAAAGAGAAGAGCTTCTTGAAGATACCTGGAGTCCGTTCAAAAAAGAACATCCGGATGGTAATATAGAAATCAGCCTGGAAGAAGCTCTGAAGTGGATTGTTTTATACAGTGACAATAATATCTGTGATATCCTGATGAGATTAGTTGGCGGGCCGGAACCGGTTCAGCAGCTGGTCAACAGTAAGGATTGTATCATTCAAAACAATGAGGAAGATATGCATAAAGACTGGGAATCTCAGTTTGTAAACAAAATAACACCCAATGAAGCGATCCGGCTTCTTGAAACATTCAATAATGGAAAAATTCTGAATAAAAAACATCATCTTTGGCTGTATAATGCCATGCTCAATAATACTGCCGGCCCCAAAAGACTTAAAGGAAATCTGCCAGAATATGTGAAAGTAGCACACAGAACGGGAACATCTTTTACCAACAAAGAAGGAATGACCGGCGCCATAAACGATTTTGGTATTATTGAACTTTCCGGCAGCCAAAAAATATACATCGCCGTTTTTGTTCATGACACCTATGAAAAGTTTGAAAATGCAGAAGCAATTATTGCTGATATCGCTAAAGTAACTTATGAATTTTACCAAAAAAAATAA
- a CDS encoding RagB/SusD family nutrient uptake outer membrane protein gives MKKIKYFIAAVTLGFITSSCANDLNTLPDGDISGEQLNNDSSSPEKILGGIYLDLRSNGAGGTTAHSDFGIMGIKAGADLMSNDVIQSTNQHLGMFYNYEATNASNIASEIVWTTFYARIFVINKLLDDLDKNANAKNRAIAGQLLALRAYSYFYLVRFYANDYNGHQSEPGLPLVLTASNPSQGLPRSTVAEVYGQIKSDIEESITLLDTYARPSRAQIDRRAAKAIAAEVFLETGDYTKAAKYAEESKQGVGLMTEDNYTTTGFSSINNPEVIWGFHNTISTMSIGNHYASFFSMFDNTNEGYAGAAQIRKLIDKRLYEAIPETDYRKKVFNGSQSAPYTFNGKTKNYPPYVSWKFKDPTLFEGDYIYIRASSLYYVQAEALARQGRETEARQILFEITSKRDKAYTLSTKSGNDLINEIILQKRIELWGEGYAWFDMKRLNTPLERVYTGTNHTFGRFNLTPDKFRFQIPNKEINNNPQIKQNE, from the coding sequence ATGAAAAAAATAAAATACTTTATAGCAGCTGTAACCCTAGGTTTTATTACTTCCAGCTGTGCCAATGATCTCAATACTTTACCGGATGGCGATATTTCCGGTGAACAGCTGAATAATGATTCTTCCAGCCCGGAAAAAATCCTGGGCGGCATCTATCTTGATCTTCGCAGCAATGGTGCCGGCGGTACTACTGCTCACTCAGATTTTGGAATCATGGGAATCAAAGCAGGAGCTGACCTGATGTCAAATGATGTCATCCAGTCTACAAACCAGCATTTGGGAATGTTTTATAATTACGAAGCAACCAATGCCAGCAACATTGCTTCTGAGATTGTCTGGACTACTTTTTATGCAAGAATATTTGTGATCAACAAGCTTCTAGATGATTTAGATAAAAATGCAAACGCAAAGAACAGAGCTATTGCAGGACAGCTATTGGCTTTAAGAGCCTACTCTTATTTTTATCTGGTTCGTTTTTATGCCAACGATTATAATGGCCATCAGTCTGAGCCGGGGCTTCCATTGGTACTTACCGCAAGCAATCCAAGCCAGGGACTTCCAAGATCAACTGTTGCTGAGGTGTACGGACAAATCAAGAGTGATATTGAGGAATCTATTACCCTTTTAGATACTTATGCCCGGCCATCCAGAGCCCAGATTGACCGAAGAGCAGCCAAGGCTATTGCAGCTGAAGTATTTCTGGAAACAGGAGATTACACTAAAGCTGCCAAATATGCTGAGGAAAGCAAGCAGGGGGTTGGCCTTATGACAGAAGATAACTATACCACTACCGGATTTTCCAGCATCAATAATCCAGAGGTAATATGGGGTTTTCATAATACAATTTCCACAATGAGTATCGGAAATCATTATGCATCATTCTTCTCGATGTTTGATAATACCAACGAAGGATATGCCGGAGCTGCACAGATCCGTAAACTGATAGACAAACGCCTTTATGAAGCGATTCCGGAAACAGATTACCGTAAAAAAGTGTTTAATGGAAGCCAAAGTGCACCCTATACTTTTAACGGAAAAACAAAAAATTATCCACCATATGTAAGCTGGAAGTTTAAAGATCCCACTCTTTTTGAAGGAGACTATATTTACATCCGAGCTTCCTCACTGTATTATGTACAAGCTGAAGCCCTTGCCAGACAGGGAAGAGAAACGGAAGCAAGACAAATATTATTCGAAATCACCTCGAAAAGGGATAAAGCCTATACCCTGTCTACAAAATCCGGTAATGATCTGATCAATGAGATCATCCTGCAAAAAAGAATAGAACTGTGGGGCGAAGGCTACGCATGGTTTGATATGAAAAGATTAAACACCCCCTTAGAAAGAGTATACACAGGAACGAATCATACTTTTGGAAGATTCAACCTTACTCCTGACAAATTCAGATTCCAGATTCCTAATAAAGAGATTAATAATAACCCACAAATCAAACAGAATGAATAG
- a CDS encoding SusC/RagA family TonB-linked outer membrane protein: MKKKQCKLGVLALLLFAEYGFAQTKDSLSQETSIKEVVVVAFGKQKKEEITGSVQSLKAKDLSNLQNGNILQGIGGKVAGVQVISSGQPGSQPTIRMRGIGSINASSDPLIVLDGIPYSGNLNSIAASDIESISFLEDASSNALYGSRGANGVIIVNTKRGKSKGVNIEADVRTGVNFRSIEDYSVYTSPQDYYTAYYNRARIGEIARLKQPGAVPSGASPHDVGLSALNKLEYNVYNVPFNQLISKDRSFNQDAKLLYQDDWKKLLFRPSLRREATVGINANGDQIKSYTSLNYLDDKGYLISSGFERFGIRSNVDYSITSKLKLTSALSYTYSKQDFGETGGFSNPFQFARNIAPFYPVFLRDNNYQRLYDSNGNALYDYGAGQGPNGAARSYAVFENPVGNLQKDKSQIISNITNLNLGLNYEIIKGLDFTYNFGAYLENTRNLQFGNTEGGTSSSVGGTISQGSNFKYTLNHQQLLTYQKKIGNHSFNLLVGHELNKIKDDGFSGSKQQLLLPGSQAFDNAVKITDLSGSGYEYAVEGYFTRLLYNYDGKYFFNANIRRDGSSVFSPESRWGNFYGLGLAWNIAKEDFLKDNSVINSLKLKASYGQQGNDNILLGGSSRDYYAYQDIYGINNFGDDKPVLSLKKQGNKDLKWETSKNLNAGFELSLLKNRITLNADYFERKVSDMIYTLPLPPSNAGSYVKYGNIGDMTNRGVQANLSVDILHGGEFQWSVYANATHYKNKITRLPAEQRNTGLVSGLFILTEGGDRYTYFLKEFAGVNPENGDALWYRTSINPVTQKEERTVTNNYKEATDYNTGKSAIPKVYGGFGTDFTYKRFNLAVNFAYQFGGYGYDDIYRSLFHSDSYGSNYSTDLDKTWTPENPTAALPRVDLTATNQNGNSTLYLIKSDYISLQDVTLSYQLPDGFAQQAGLSGLKIYVTGNNLYLWSKRKGYDPRASLTGVSDAYRYSLLSSVSLGFKLNF; this comes from the coding sequence ATGAAAAAGAAACAATGTAAACTTGGTGTATTGGCTTTACTCCTATTCGCGGAATACGGCTTTGCCCAAACTAAGGACAGCCTTTCCCAAGAAACTTCAATAAAGGAAGTGGTTGTGGTGGCCTTCGGGAAGCAAAAAAAAGAAGAAATCACAGGATCTGTACAATCATTGAAGGCAAAAGACCTGTCTAATCTTCAGAACGGAAATATTCTTCAGGGAATTGGAGGAAAAGTAGCTGGGGTACAGGTAATCTCATCAGGACAACCAGGTTCTCAGCCAACAATCAGAATGAGAGGAATAGGCTCCATCAATGCTTCCAGTGATCCATTAATTGTACTGGATGGCATCCCATACAGCGGAAATCTGAACAGTATTGCTGCCTCGGATATTGAAAGTATTTCTTTTCTTGAAGATGCTTCTTCCAATGCATTATACGGTTCCAGGGGAGCCAATGGAGTGATTATTGTGAATACAAAAAGAGGGAAAAGTAAAGGAGTAAATATTGAAGCCGATGTAAGAACCGGGGTCAATTTCAGATCTATTGAAGATTACTCAGTTTATACTTCTCCACAGGATTATTACACTGCTTATTATAACAGAGCCAGAATTGGCGAAATCGCAAGATTGAAGCAACCGGGAGCTGTTCCTTCTGGTGCCAGTCCCCATGATGTAGGCCTTTCAGCGTTGAATAAATTAGAATATAATGTTTATAATGTTCCTTTTAATCAATTGATTTCAAAGGATAGATCTTTCAATCAGGATGCAAAATTGTTATATCAGGATGACTGGAAAAAACTGCTTTTCAGACCTTCTTTGAGAAGAGAAGCCACGGTAGGGATCAACGCCAATGGGGATCAGATAAAGTCTTACACCTCTCTTAATTATCTGGATGACAAAGGGTATTTAATTTCTTCCGGATTTGAAAGATTCGGGATCAGATCGAATGTAGACTACTCTATCACATCAAAGCTGAAATTAACCAGTGCTTTGTCTTATACCTACAGTAAGCAGGATTTTGGGGAAACCGGAGGTTTTTCCAACCCTTTCCAGTTTGCCAGAAACATTGCTCCTTTCTATCCTGTTTTCCTCAGGGATAATAATTACCAGAGATTGTATGACAGCAATGGAAATGCTTTATACGATTATGGAGCCGGCCAAGGACCTAACGGAGCCGCAAGATCGTATGCCGTTTTTGAAAATCCTGTAGGAAACCTTCAGAAAGATAAATCTCAGATCATCAGCAATATTACCAATCTTAATCTTGGTTTAAATTATGAAATCATCAAAGGACTGGATTTCACGTACAATTTCGGTGCCTATCTTGAGAATACAAGAAATCTTCAGTTTGGAAATACGGAAGGAGGAACTTCATCTTCTGTAGGGGGAACTATTTCGCAAGGTTCTAATTTTAAATATACGTTGAACCACCAGCAATTGCTTACCTATCAGAAAAAAATTGGAAATCACAGCTTCAATCTTCTTGTAGGACATGAACTGAACAAGATAAAAGATGATGGCTTTTCAGGATCAAAACAGCAGCTTTTATTACCTGGCTCACAAGCTTTTGATAATGCTGTGAAAATTACCGATTTATCAGGAAGCGGTTATGAATATGCTGTAGAAGGGTATTTCACAAGGTTATTGTATAACTATGACGGAAAATATTTCTTCAATGCCAATATACGTAGAGATGGTTCTTCTGTTTTTTCACCTGAAAGCAGATGGGGAAATTTCTATGGATTGGGACTGGCCTGGAATATTGCAAAAGAAGATTTCCTTAAGGACAACAGCGTGATTAATTCTTTAAAATTAAAAGCGTCTTATGGGCAGCAGGGAAATGACAATATCCTTTTAGGAGGTTCCAGCAGGGATTATTATGCATATCAGGATATCTACGGAATTAATAATTTCGGTGATGACAAGCCGGTTCTTTCACTTAAAAAACAGGGAAACAAGGATTTAAAATGGGAAACCTCCAAAAACCTGAATGCCGGTTTTGAACTCTCACTTTTAAAAAACAGAATAACCCTGAATGCAGATTATTTTGAAAGGAAAGTATCGGATATGATCTACACGCTTCCTCTTCCTCCTTCCAATGCAGGTTCTTATGTGAAATACGGAAACATTGGAGATATGACCAACAGAGGTGTTCAAGCTAATCTAAGTGTGGATATTCTCCATGGTGGTGAATTTCAATGGAGTGTTTATGCCAATGCCACTCATTATAAAAATAAGATTACCCGATTACCTGCTGAGCAAAGAAACACAGGCTTGGTTAGCGGATTATTTATCTTAACGGAAGGTGGAGACCGTTATACCTACTTCCTGAAAGAATTTGCCGGAGTAAATCCTGAAAATGGTGACGCTTTATGGTATCGTACATCCATAAACCCTGTCACTCAGAAAGAAGAAAGAACGGTTACCAACAATTATAAGGAAGCTACGGATTATAACACTGGTAAATCGGCTATTCCAAAGGTATATGGTGGATTCGGAACAGATTTTACTTATAAGAGATTTAATCTGGCCGTGAATTTCGCCTATCAGTTCGGAGGATATGGATATGATGATATTTATAGAAGCTTATTCCACTCAGACAGCTATGGCTCAAACTATTCCACAGATCTGGATAAAACATGGACTCCTGAAAATCCGACGGCAGCGCTGCCAAGAGTAGACCTCACCGCTACAAACCAAAACGGAAATTCAACGCTTTATTTAATTAAATCGGATTATATCAGTCTTCAGGATGTAACCCTCTCCTATCAGCTTCCTGATGGTTTTGCACAGCAGGCAGGTTTATCTGGTCTGAAAATCTATGTGACAGGCAACAACCTGTATCTGTGGTCCAAGAGAAAAGGATATGACCCAAGAGCGTCATTGACAGGAGTTTCTGATGCATACCGATATTCTCTGTTGTCAAGTGTCTCTTTAGGTTTTAAACTTAATTTTTAA